In Arachis hypogaea cultivar Tifrunner chromosome 17, arahy.Tifrunner.gnm2.J5K5, whole genome shotgun sequence, a single window of DNA contains:
- the LOC112767067 gene encoding cytochrome P450 71D10 encodes MDLQNLISIFTTFLFLFMLLKIAMKKFSSSKDITNLPPGPRKLPIIGNMHNLVGSMPHECLRNLASKYGPLMHLKLGEVSHIIVTSPEMAQEIMKTQDLNFCDRPNLLFARVMTYNRTDIALGPYGDYWRHIRKICNMELLTAKRVQSFRHIREAEVSELVKAISQSQGSIFNLSHKIFSTTYGIAARIVFGKKYSYQEFFISSIEKAIQIGGGNCIADLYPSIRVVLEMMSRDKAKLEELYIKTDKVLQDIIDDHRNRKDGKCEEEEEGSEDLVDVLLKFQQIESEYPLTDDNIKAIIQDIFTAGGETSSAVVEWAMAEMIKNPKVMERAQSEVRRVYGNKGYVDESELHQLTYLKCIIKETLRLHPSVPLLLPRENREPCQIKGYQIPSNSRIIINAWAIGRDPRYWIDAMDFKPERFVDEYSIDNRGTNFEFIPFGSGRRMCPGIAFATPNMELSLAQFLYHFDWKLPNGIKNEELDMTELFGMTIRRRNDLCLIPIIHHQP; translated from the exons ATGGATCTTCAGAACCTTATCTCTATCTTCACCACCTTCCTCTTTCTCTTTATGCTATTGAAAATAGCCATGAAGAAATTTAGTTCTTCCAAGGATATTACCAATTTACCCCCAGGGCCAAGAAAGCTACCCATAATAGGAAACATGCACAACCTTGTAGGATCAATGCCCCATGAATGCCTAAGAAACTTAGCATCCAAATATGGACCCTTAATGCACCTTAAACTAGGAGAAGTGTCCCACATAATAGTTACATCACCTGAAATGGCACAAGAGATTATGAAGACTCAAGATCTCAACTTTTGTGATAGGCCAAACCTTCTCTTTGCTAGAGTCATGACTTACAATCGCACCGACATTGCCCTTGGCCCCTATGGAGATTATTGGAGGCATATACGAAAGATCTGCAACATGGAGTTATTAACAGCAAAGCGTGTTCAATCTTTTAGGCACATAAGAGAAGCAGAGGTTTCAGAGTTGGTCAAAGCAATATCTCAAAGTCAAGGCTCCATTTTTAATCTCTCTCACAAGATTTTTTCAACGACCTACGGAATAGCAGCAAGAATagtatttg GTAAAAAATATAGCTACCAAGAATTTTTTATATCATCTATTGAGAAAGCAATTCAAATAGGAGGAGGAAATTGCATTGCTGATCTGTATCCTTCAATTAGAGTAGTGCTTGAAATGATGAGTAGAGACAAGGCTAAACTTGAAGAACTGTATATAAAGACTGATAAGGTATTACAAGACATCATAGATGATCATAGAAATAGAAAAGATGGCaaatgtgaagaagaagaagaaggtagtGAAGATCTAGTTGATGTTCTTCTCAAGTTTCAACAAATAGAATCTGAATATCCTTTGACTGATGACAACATCAAAGCAATCATCCAG GACATATTTACTGCTGGTGGAGAAACATCCTCAGCAGTTGTGGAATGGGCAATGGCTGAAATGATAAAGAATCCAAAAGTGATGGAAAGAGCACAATCTGAAGTTAGAAGGGTTTATGGTAACAAAGGGTATGTGGATGAATCAGAATTGCACCAATTAACATACCTTAAGTGTATCATCAAAGAAACCTTAAGGTTACATCCATCTGTGCCGTTGTTACTTCCAAGAGAGAACAGAGAACCATGCCAAATCAAAGGGTATCAAATTCCATCCAATTCTAGAATTATTATCAATGCTTGGGCAATTGGAAGAGATCCTAGGTATTGGATTGATGCCATGGATTTTAAGCCTGAGAGGTTTGTTGATGAATATTCAATTGATAATAGAGGCACAAACTTTGAGTTTATTCCATTTGGTAGTGGAAGAAGAATGTGTCCTGGAATTGCATTTGCTACACCAAACATGGAGTTGTCACTTGCTCAATTTCTTTACCATTTTGATTGGAAGCTTCCCAATGGAATCAAGAATGAGGAACTTGATATGACTGAGTTGTTTGGGATGActataagaagaagaaatgatCTCTGCTTGATTCCCATTATTCATCATCAACCTTAA